In one Juglans regia cultivar Chandler chromosome 11, Walnut 2.0, whole genome shotgun sequence genomic region, the following are encoded:
- the LOC108999316 gene encoding uncharacterized protein LOC108999316: protein MNATNDEWGCTIEQFNRMHPPTFDGQGDATLAEDWIQDIKEILRVTNCMDEHKVLFSAFKLTGEAKRWWIFERTIREAEGTEIVRWLHFKQIFLEHFFPTSVRDDKAMEFANLVQGAMTVHQCVARFIELSRCAAYLIPDEEKKARKFEQGLNEKIYERIVGFQIWNFLELVNKATVFERCLQRSATLLEQRKRTALEGLNL from the coding sequence ATGAATGCGACAAATGATGAATGGGGATGCACCATAGAACAGTTTAATCGAATGCATCCTCCCACCTTCGATGGTCAGGGAGACGCAACCTTAGCGGAAGACTGGATCCAAGATATTAAGGAGATACTTCGCGTTACAAATTGCATGGACGAACATAAGGTTCTATTTTCTGCTTTCAAACTAACGGGAGAAGCAAAACGATGGTGGATTTTTGAAAGAACCATCAGAGAAGCGGAAGGGACGGAAATAGTCCGTTGGTTGCACTTCAAGCAAATATTTCTGGAACACTTTTTCCCAACCTCAGTCCGAGATGACAAGGCTATGGAGTTTGCTAATTTGGTACAAGGAGCTATGACAGTACATCAGTGCGTAGCTAGATTTATCGAGTTATCACGCTGTGCTGCATATTTGATCcctgatgaggagaagaaggctcGTAAGTTTGAACAGGGGCTGaatgaaaagatttatgaaagaattgtgggctttcaaatctGGAACTTCTTAGAATTGGTGAATAAGGCCACGGTATTTGAGCGGTGCCTTCAAAGAAGCGCAACACTACTGGAACAAAGGAAGAGGACTGCGCTAGAGGGGCTCAATCTGTGA